In the Arthrobacter sp. 31Y genome, one interval contains:
- a CDS encoding DedA family protein — MNVAAVRRLDEARERGFTVQAFKDIMSAADSGWVYPLGAIFVAFSAIFPPIPTTSLFVALGALSATDNLPNGFLLVAAMLAGAVAGDVGAYELVRRRDMANWKILRGPRTQKALHASRERLAKHAASWVLTSRFVPLGRLTMNVASAITPVPRGRFILYSVAAGILWSAYSVGIGALSGLLPGLSTEFAVVIAIAFSLLLGRVISAGVTWYLQLDG, encoded by the coding sequence ATGAACGTGGCGGCCGTGAGACGCTTGGACGAGGCCCGGGAGAGGGGTTTCACCGTGCAGGCTTTTAAGGACATCATGAGTGCCGCGGACTCCGGATGGGTCTACCCACTCGGGGCGATATTTGTGGCGTTCTCGGCTATCTTCCCGCCAATTCCCACGACGTCCTTGTTTGTGGCATTGGGCGCGCTCTCAGCCACGGACAACCTTCCCAACGGGTTCCTCTTGGTGGCAGCCATGCTTGCCGGAGCCGTGGCCGGGGACGTGGGCGCCTACGAATTGGTCCGCCGCCGGGATATGGCCAACTGGAAGATACTCCGGGGTCCCCGCACCCAGAAAGCCCTGCACGCCTCCCGTGAGCGGTTGGCCAAGCACGCAGCCTCGTGGGTCCTGACGTCCAGGTTCGTTCCTTTGGGGCGTCTGACCATGAATGTGGCCAGTGCCATCACCCCGGTTCCGCGGGGCAGGTTCATTCTGTATTCAGTGGCTGCGGGCATCCTCTGGTCCGCATACTCCGTGGGCATTGGCGCCCTCTCCGGGCTTTTGCCGGGACTGTCCACTGAGTTCGCTGTGGTCATTGCCATTGCGTTCTCACTGCTGCTGGGACGGGTAATCAGCGCCGGAGTGACCTGGTATCTGCAGTTGGATGGCTGA
- a CDS encoding LuxR C-terminal-related transcriptional regulator translates to MDDQGGTRPDLLSLKPTTVPRPPLALLARSRLMAKLDCAADTVLICAPAGYGKTVLLTQWLEGRPHNVAWLSPDQHNRKALWPAILQALRRCPAIPPGTLGQFSGTEDSATDVLGDLTQVLAATGTTIRLVIDGVDGFDPDERDYWIPALLNQAGQPLQLALAFRDDSAVDPGPARLSGRVVELRTKDLAFTLDDINVLAAKTTTLMGMQQLRELFRQTAGWPACVVLALRYLREAANPDAPVGDLAANNRELSDYLDQQIFRALSYEERHVLSSTSVCRVMVAAQANTLAGNRNAGSVLSGLADDRGIVESAGSGRKVFLVHPLIRAYFRAGMARKQPDELHRLSRIAAQWHERAGEPAAALRHAMDSEDNHLMAGILERHGAALLGSGEVMRVRRAITALPDTLFAVSRKLCVVAALAHVESRQPTTAARYMAAANRSRADDSLPDLRELQALAKARLSWFSDAWEGQDPQATVDHAALRFSRQSDVRIEAGMVAVTAALVEGRYGTAENEASAALIEATEAGNAYLAGKVYLKLAAIHLMQGHLSRACEFLHLAEEKLPPHLWTAGAGRSVGDLMHASAALLRADPDQALQFAGAGLSDLGQLGSSSKGVGAAMRAALEIVTACAHLDSGDRRNALEGLRQARLRISRDHVFAHPLAACIAVLEHTAALGLGHADHAREVLEWAEGRLPGTGELCLLRAQGPAGISRFDAALDRLKPLHTGAVKPVLEWTRLHVNVLECSIAIRTGRRTQAGKLLEETLTTADELDVLRPLAIAPQEVMDLLVERVGTFGPHEALAQRLLALRPPADARRAQSLTPREREVLTLLPSHLSQEQMASELHLSVNTVKTHIRIIYSKLGAGSRHDAVAAAYKTGYLP, encoded by the coding sequence GTGGACGACCAAGGTGGTACCCGCCCGGACCTCTTGAGCCTGAAGCCAACTACGGTCCCCCGGCCGCCCTTGGCCCTGCTGGCTCGCTCCCGACTCATGGCCAAGCTTGATTGCGCGGCCGACACCGTCCTGATCTGTGCCCCTGCCGGGTACGGAAAAACGGTGCTCTTGACCCAATGGTTGGAAGGCCGGCCGCATAACGTGGCGTGGCTCAGCCCAGACCAACACAACAGGAAAGCGCTGTGGCCCGCCATTTTGCAGGCGCTCCGGCGGTGCCCGGCCATTCCACCGGGCACTTTGGGGCAATTTTCCGGAACCGAAGACAGCGCTACGGATGTCCTGGGAGATCTCACCCAAGTATTGGCTGCAACCGGCACCACTATTCGCCTAGTGATCGACGGCGTGGACGGCTTCGATCCGGATGAACGCGATTACTGGATTCCCGCCCTGCTCAACCAAGCGGGCCAGCCCCTTCAACTGGCGTTGGCTTTCCGGGACGACTCCGCCGTTGACCCCGGACCTGCCCGACTGAGCGGACGCGTGGTTGAGTTACGCACAAAAGACCTGGCGTTCACTCTGGACGACATCAACGTGCTGGCCGCGAAGACAACAACCCTGATGGGAATGCAGCAACTGCGCGAGCTTTTCAGGCAAACCGCAGGGTGGCCGGCCTGTGTAGTGCTCGCCTTGCGTTACCTCCGCGAAGCCGCCAATCCCGACGCCCCTGTGGGAGACCTCGCCGCCAACAATCGGGAGCTCTCCGATTACCTGGACCAGCAGATTTTCCGTGCTCTTTCCTATGAAGAACGGCATGTCCTTTCCAGCACCAGCGTGTGCCGGGTGATGGTTGCCGCGCAGGCCAACACCCTTGCAGGCAACAGGAACGCCGGAAGCGTCCTCTCCGGCTTGGCCGATGACCGCGGAATCGTGGAGTCGGCAGGCAGCGGGCGGAAGGTCTTCCTGGTTCATCCCTTGATCCGTGCGTATTTCAGGGCCGGGATGGCTCGGAAGCAGCCAGACGAACTACACCGCTTGAGTCGGATCGCAGCTCAGTGGCATGAGCGTGCCGGAGAGCCGGCTGCGGCGCTGAGGCACGCCATGGACTCCGAGGACAACCATCTGATGGCTGGCATCCTTGAACGGCACGGCGCCGCGCTCTTGGGATCAGGTGAAGTCATGCGCGTCCGCCGTGCGATCACGGCTTTGCCCGATACCCTCTTCGCTGTGAGCCGCAAGCTCTGCGTGGTTGCCGCATTGGCACACGTGGAAAGCCGTCAGCCCACCACCGCTGCCCGCTATATGGCGGCGGCAAACCGAAGCCGGGCTGATGATTCACTTCCCGATCTCCGCGAGTTGCAGGCGTTGGCCAAAGCACGCCTTTCCTGGTTCAGCGATGCGTGGGAGGGCCAGGACCCGCAGGCTACCGTGGACCACGCTGCGCTCCGGTTTTCGAGGCAAAGCGATGTCCGCATTGAGGCGGGGATGGTTGCGGTCACTGCCGCCTTGGTGGAAGGGAGGTATGGAACCGCGGAGAACGAAGCTTCCGCGGCCCTGATCGAAGCCACGGAAGCAGGCAACGCCTACCTGGCCGGCAAGGTCTACCTCAAGCTCGCTGCTATTCATTTGATGCAAGGTCATCTCAGCCGGGCCTGTGAATTCTTGCACCTCGCCGAGGAAAAACTTCCACCGCACCTGTGGACGGCCGGTGCCGGCAGGTCCGTTGGAGACCTGATGCATGCCTCAGCTGCGCTTCTTCGCGCTGATCCGGACCAAGCCCTGCAGTTCGCCGGAGCAGGTCTTTCGGATCTCGGACAACTCGGTTCTTCCTCCAAGGGAGTGGGAGCAGCGATGCGGGCTGCCTTGGAAATAGTCACCGCATGCGCGCACTTGGATTCCGGGGACAGGCGCAATGCCTTGGAAGGCCTGCGTCAAGCCAGGCTGCGCATCAGCAGGGATCATGTCTTTGCCCACCCGCTGGCCGCATGCATCGCCGTCCTCGAGCACACGGCTGCACTGGGACTGGGCCATGCTGACCATGCCCGCGAAGTTTTGGAATGGGCCGAGGGACGTCTTCCTGGAACGGGCGAGCTTTGCCTCCTGCGCGCCCAGGGACCGGCCGGCATCAGTCGCTTCGACGCCGCCCTTGATCGTCTTAAGCCCCTGCACACCGGCGCGGTGAAGCCAGTTCTGGAATGGACCCGACTCCACGTGAACGTCCTGGAATGTTCCATTGCCATCCGGACGGGACGGCGGACACAGGCTGGCAAACTCCTGGAGGAAACCCTCACTACAGCCGACGAACTGGATGTGCTCCGACCCCTGGCAATCGCTCCCCAGGAAGTGATGGATCTTCTGGTGGAAAGGGTGGGCACCTTTGGACCCCATGAAGCACTTGCCCAGCGCCTGCTCGCTTTACGGCCTCCCGCCGACGCCCGGCGAGCGCAGTCGTTGACTCCCCGGGAGCGCGAGGTCCTCACTCTTCTTCCGTCACACTTATCGCAGGAACAGATGGCCTCGGAACTCCACTTGTCCGTGAACACGGTGAAGACGCACATTCGCATTATTTATTCCAAGCTCGGGGCTGGTTCACGGCATGATGCGGTGGCAGCGGCCTATAAGACTGGATATTTGCCCTAG
- a CDS encoding SLC13 family permease: MTDVTVTLLVLVVVIAAFVWNRLPVEVVALGAALALYGTGIVGLDDTFAGFGSGTVVLIAALFVVAEAIDAAGVTTWLGSLLIRFSGTSRTRLMVLMMVLTALLTALISVNGAVAALLPMVVVLAVRLGRRPSELLMPMAFAAHAGSLLILTGSPVNILILNAALETTGTGIGFFEFGLVGLPLLLGTIGLTLWLGPRLLPARTPEALPKDLGSHGETLMNHYLGGDGLSRLSIPAGSALVGQPVACLQDEHDGGHLHLISVQGSDGRPSGNTVFEEGDEIVVRGGQSTIDALAVRHGLQQDDDATCGLISSSYGVAEVVVPPRSNLVGTEAYPGMVTDSGHLVVLAHHHPGEPESSGRTLITAGDRLLLQGTWSALDQHTVDHNVLLVDSPDTIRRQTVPLGPRATPALIVVGIMVVLLATNLVPAPVAALLAALAMVVLRVVTVQQAHRSMAWTTLILVAGMIPLSTAITSTGTAEILAEGMVSVVGGGGPLLLLVGLFVVTAVLGQLISNTATALIIIPIALSVAQESSINPYAVLMCVSVASSAALLTPVATPANMMIMQPAGYRFGDYWKFGLAIMALYAAVAILLVPVFWPLQN, translated from the coding sequence ATGACAGACGTCACCGTCACGTTGCTGGTGCTCGTCGTGGTGATTGCTGCGTTCGTGTGGAACCGCCTGCCAGTAGAAGTGGTGGCTCTCGGAGCGGCTCTGGCCTTGTACGGCACAGGCATTGTGGGGTTGGACGACACGTTCGCCGGTTTCGGAAGCGGGACCGTGGTGTTGATCGCTGCACTGTTCGTGGTGGCGGAGGCCATTGATGCCGCAGGCGTTACTACGTGGTTGGGAAGCCTGCTGATCAGGTTTTCGGGGACGAGCCGAACCCGGCTGATGGTGTTGATGATGGTCCTCACGGCTTTGCTAACGGCACTCATCAGCGTCAATGGGGCAGTGGCGGCGTTGCTTCCCATGGTGGTGGTGCTGGCGGTTCGACTTGGCCGGCGGCCTTCCGAGCTGCTGATGCCCATGGCCTTCGCCGCGCATGCGGGGTCGTTGTTGATCCTGACCGGCTCACCGGTGAATATCCTCATTCTCAACGCGGCGCTTGAAACCACTGGAACCGGGATCGGATTCTTCGAGTTCGGGCTGGTGGGACTTCCGCTGTTGTTGGGAACCATCGGCCTGACGCTTTGGCTTGGACCCAGGCTTTTACCTGCCAGGACCCCGGAGGCACTGCCGAAGGATCTGGGTTCCCATGGCGAGACGCTCATGAACCATTACTTGGGTGGCGATGGCCTGAGCCGGCTCAGCATTCCGGCCGGTTCGGCTTTGGTGGGCCAGCCGGTGGCGTGCCTTCAGGACGAGCACGACGGCGGTCATCTCCACCTCATCAGCGTGCAGGGGTCGGACGGCAGGCCGTCCGGGAACACTGTGTTTGAAGAGGGCGATGAGATTGTGGTGCGCGGGGGTCAGTCGACCATCGACGCCTTGGCAGTCCGGCATGGCCTGCAACAGGACGACGACGCTACGTGCGGACTCATCAGCAGCAGTTACGGAGTGGCGGAGGTGGTGGTTCCGCCCCGGTCGAACCTCGTCGGCACGGAGGCCTACCCTGGCATGGTGACGGACAGCGGCCACCTGGTGGTGTTGGCTCATCACCATCCGGGCGAGCCGGAATCGTCCGGACGCACTCTCATCACCGCCGGTGACAGGCTGCTTCTTCAGGGAACCTGGTCTGCTTTGGACCAGCACACCGTGGATCACAACGTCTTGCTGGTGGACTCGCCGGACACCATCCGCAGGCAGACCGTCCCGTTGGGTCCCCGCGCCACACCGGCGCTGATCGTCGTCGGCATCATGGTGGTCCTGTTGGCCACCAACCTCGTTCCCGCGCCGGTAGCCGCACTCCTGGCTGCGCTGGCCATGGTGGTACTCCGCGTGGTGACTGTTCAGCAGGCCCACCGTTCCATGGCATGGACCACCCTCATCCTGGTGGCAGGAATGATTCCGCTTTCCACCGCGATCACGTCGACGGGCACCGCTGAGATCCTGGCTGAAGGCATGGTCTCGGTGGTGGGAGGTGGCGGACCTTTGTTGTTGCTGGTTGGACTCTTCGTGGTCACCGCCGTCCTGGGGCAGTTGATCAGCAACACCGCCACGGCGCTGATCATCATCCCCATCGCCCTCTCGGTGGCCCAGGAATCATCCATCAACCCTTACGCCGTGCTGATGTGCGTTTCGGTGGCATCCTCGGCTGCCTTGCTGACGCCGGTGGCCACTCCGGCCAACATGATGATCATGCAGCCGGCAGGCTATCGCTTCGGCGATTACTGGAAGTTCGGGCTGGCGATCATGGCCCTCTACGCTGCTGTGGCCATTCTGCTGGTACCAGTCTTCTGGCCGCTTCAGAACTAG
- a CDS encoding MFS transporter: MASDHTTTETPPPAKAASWLPLIVVVLTQIQASFAVNALTVSMQGITTDLDTAATSVGTAITAGTFSMAAFILLGAKLGARFGTRKVFQIAVAIHAAAMAGVALSLSPAMLFIAQASSGAVIALIAPALTVFIATNYKDQQQAKAIGLLAAAIPAAGVLALLIAGWFATTIGWRYSFGLMVVLGAINLLLSFKLKTVPAQPKLKIDWTGSIIAAVAVIFLSFGFSGLSAWGTWFATSQAPFDILGLSPAPLLILLGAIAGQVFFMWIRKRQDAKLPRIFDLRVLASSSELAVTACMAVMLFVGTAANFLIPLYMQIVQGRSSIETSFSIIPYTLSIFLASTFVAFLYDKFPPRIIAQAGFVVVAGALVLLAFTIRNDWGQLFVVLGLILLGLGQGAIVALVFNTLLSAVPRELAGDVGAWRGLVHNLSGSVGIAVASAFAVGMLSSLIASGAAAHPEVSQELIYKVNVNEADFLTNTQVEGVIGDRVSSPSELAAAIEVNEEARLRALQISLLGLSGLALLAIVPAGRMPGRMKGDLPEQLEPDDPDAIPEPAAASTTTAPTTTERAKR, translated from the coding sequence ATGGCCAGTGACCACACCACTACAGAAACCCCACCACCTGCCAAGGCGGCTTCATGGCTGCCCCTGATCGTGGTGGTCCTCACCCAAATCCAGGCATCGTTCGCTGTGAACGCCTTGACGGTTTCCATGCAGGGCATCACCACCGACCTGGACACCGCAGCAACATCCGTGGGCACGGCCATCACTGCCGGAACGTTTTCGATGGCGGCTTTCATCCTGTTGGGAGCGAAGCTGGGCGCCCGCTTCGGAACGCGCAAGGTGTTCCAGATCGCCGTCGCCATCCATGCCGCCGCCATGGCAGGTGTGGCCCTTAGCCTCAGTCCCGCCATGCTGTTCATTGCCCAGGCTTCTTCGGGCGCTGTCATTGCACTGATCGCACCCGCCCTCACGGTCTTTATCGCCACGAATTACAAGGACCAGCAGCAAGCAAAGGCCATCGGCCTCCTGGCTGCAGCCATCCCGGCAGCGGGTGTCCTGGCCCTGCTGATTGCCGGTTGGTTCGCAACGACCATCGGCTGGCGCTACTCGTTTGGACTCATGGTGGTCCTCGGCGCCATCAACCTGCTGCTGAGCTTTAAGCTCAAGACCGTCCCGGCACAACCGAAGCTGAAGATCGACTGGACCGGCTCGATCATCGCCGCAGTGGCCGTCATTTTTCTCAGCTTCGGTTTCAGTGGTTTGTCCGCCTGGGGTACCTGGTTCGCCACCAGCCAGGCGCCCTTCGACATTCTGGGTCTCTCGCCAGCGCCGCTCCTCATCCTGCTCGGAGCAATCGCAGGGCAGGTCTTTTTCATGTGGATCCGGAAACGTCAGGACGCCAAGCTGCCGCGCATCTTTGACCTCAGGGTTCTCGCCTCAAGCTCCGAGCTCGCGGTTACTGCCTGCATGGCCGTCATGCTGTTTGTGGGGACGGCCGCGAACTTCCTGATCCCCCTGTACATGCAGATCGTTCAAGGACGCTCCAGCATTGAGACCTCGTTCTCGATCATCCCGTACACCTTGTCCATCTTCCTCGCGAGCACCTTTGTGGCCTTCCTGTACGACAAATTCCCGCCACGCATCATCGCCCAAGCCGGCTTCGTGGTGGTGGCCGGAGCGCTGGTCCTGCTCGCCTTCACCATCCGGAACGACTGGGGCCAGCTATTCGTGGTGCTCGGCCTGATCCTGCTGGGGCTCGGCCAAGGCGCAATCGTCGCGCTGGTGTTCAACACGCTGCTCAGCGCGGTTCCGCGCGAGTTGGCCGGCGACGTCGGTGCCTGGCGGGGGCTGGTCCACAACCTCTCCGGCAGTGTGGGCATCGCAGTGGCGAGCGCATTCGCCGTCGGAATGCTCTCCTCGCTCATCGCCAGCGGCGCCGCCGCGCATCCGGAAGTATCGCAGGAGTTGATCTACAAAGTGAACGTCAACGAGGCCGACTTTCTGACTAATACCCAGGTGGAGGGCGTTATCGGTGACCGGGTGAGCAGCCCCTCAGAGCTGGCGGCCGCGATCGAAGTCAACGAGGAAGCGCGGCTCCGCGCCCTGCAGATCTCCCTCCTTGGACTGTCCGGGCTGGCCTTGCTGGCGATTGTCCCCGCGGGCCGCATGCCTGGGCGGATGAAGGGCGATCTGCCAGAGCAACTTGAACCGGACGATCCGGATGCCATTCCGGAGCCGGCAGCCGCTTCAACCACAACTGCACCTACAACAACAGAACGGGCGAAACGGTGA